In Carya illinoinensis cultivar Pawnee chromosome 6, C.illinoinensisPawnee_v1, whole genome shotgun sequence, a single genomic region encodes these proteins:
- the LOC122312899 gene encoding two-component response regulator ARR5-like gives MEGNVVVSRRSIDGFGVSPYDPEEAHVLAVDDSLVDRKVIEQLLKISSCKVTAVDSGRRALQFLGLDEEKSSSVSFDGLKVDLIITDYCMPGMTGYELLKKIKESSTFREIPVVIMSSENVLARIDRCLEEGAEDFIVKPVKLSDVKRLKEYMMREVGFGSENNGVIHKRKLQESRDLNSSEPSVTSSTSPSQLSESPSRSPISSPSVPSSIPTPLDSPIRRLKMTNTG, from the exons ATGGAGGGGAACGTTGTTGTTTCGCGGCGAAGTATCGATGGTTTTGGTGTTTCGCCTTATGATCCCGAAGAAGCTCACGTTCTGGCCGTCGATGACAGCCTCGTTGATCGGAAGGTCATCGAGCAGCTGCTTAAGATTTCTTCTTGCAAAG TAACGGCCGTGGATAGCGGAAGGAGAGCCCTGCAATTCTTGGGGCTGGACGAGGAAAAGAGCTCCTCTGTTTCTTTTGAT GGCTTGAAGGTGGATCTGATCATCACAGACTACTGTATGCCTGGAATGACTGGATACGAATTGCTCAAGAAAATCAAG GAATCCTCTACTTTCCGAGAGATACCGGTGGTGATAATGTCTTCCGAGAACGTCTTGGCGCGAATTGACCG ATGTTTGGAGGAAGGGGCGGAGGATTTCATAGTGAAGCCGGTGAAGTTATCGGATGTGAAACGTTTGAAGGAATACATGATGAGAGAGGTTGGATTTGGAAGTGAGAATAACGGAGTAATCCACAAGAGAAAGCTACAAGAGAGTCGTGATCTGAATTCATCAGAACCGTCTGTTACGTCCTCAACGTCGCCGTCGCAGTTATCAGAATCGCCGTCGCGCTCGCCTATATCATCCCCATCAGTACCGTCATCTATCCCCACACCTTTGGATTCTCCGATCAGACGGCTTAAAATGACCAACACCGGATGA